In Vibrio celticus, one genomic interval encodes:
- the murQ gene encoding N-acetylmuramic acid 6-phosphate etherase, giving the protein MSNDALISALSHLISEGRNPDTMDIDLLTSLEVVEKINQQDKQVPLAIEAELPQIAKAVDKIAHAFQNGGRLIYMGAGTSGRLGVLDASECPPTFGVSDKMVIGLIAGGPEAILKAKEGAEDSLTLGIEDLKAIQFSENDVVVGIAASGRTPYVIGALNYANQLGAVTVALSCNPDSPIAEVAQIAISPVVGPEALTGSTRLKSGTAQKLVLNMLTTASMIRIGKSYQNLMVDVKATNEKLVARAARIVIQATECDKALAVSTLKTTDYDVKLSILMILTGLDLELAKAQLDKQNGFLRKAVENNQ; this is encoded by the coding sequence ATGAGTAACGACGCTCTCATATCAGCGCTCTCGCACCTCATTTCGGAGGGGAGAAACCCTGATACTATGGATATTGATCTGCTCACCTCTCTCGAAGTGGTTGAAAAGATTAACCAACAAGACAAGCAAGTCCCACTGGCAATTGAAGCTGAACTGCCACAGATCGCGAAAGCGGTAGATAAAATTGCTCATGCATTTCAAAACGGTGGTCGACTGATTTATATGGGCGCAGGCACCAGTGGTCGATTAGGTGTGTTAGACGCCTCAGAATGCCCACCGACTTTCGGCGTCTCAGACAAGATGGTTATCGGCCTAATTGCTGGCGGACCAGAGGCGATTTTAAAAGCCAAAGAAGGTGCAGAAGACTCGCTGACTCTCGGTATTGAAGATCTGAAAGCGATTCAGTTTTCAGAAAATGATGTCGTGGTGGGCATTGCTGCGAGCGGTCGTACACCTTACGTGATTGGTGCACTCAACTATGCCAATCAGCTTGGCGCAGTAACGGTTGCATTGTCTTGTAACCCTGACTCTCCAATTGCTGAAGTCGCTCAAATCGCAATTAGCCCGGTGGTTGGCCCAGAAGCATTAACAGGTTCAACACGACTCAAATCAGGTACGGCGCAAAAGTTGGTGCTTAATATGCTGACCACAGCCAGCATGATTCGTATAGGTAAGAGCTACCAAAATCTGATGGTCGACGTAAAAGCGACCAATGAAAAGTTGGTTGCCCGCGCTGCTCGTATCGTTATCCAAGCAACGGAGTGCGACAAAGCTCTGGCAGTTTCGACACTTAAAACGACTGATTACGATGTGAAGTTATCTATTTTGATGATTCTAACAGGGCTAGATTTAGAGTTAGCCAAGGCACAACTTGATAAGCAAAATGGCTTCTTGAGAAAAGCAGTCGAGAATAATCAGTAA
- a CDS encoding DUF2799 domain-containing protein produces the protein MKKIIALFAVAFSLAGCSANVQDLAAEGNWQEIGYRDGIKGHTQRSYSEMTELGAVDQASYTEGYHLGVTEYCNPNHAYQIGLSGQVYEGVCSGTEDAQRFRMEWQRGWDEFSNDY, from the coding sequence ATGAAAAAAATAATCGCACTATTCGCCGTGGCATTTAGCCTTGCAGGATGCAGCGCCAATGTTCAAGATTTAGCAGCTGAAGGCAATTGGCAAGAGATTGGCTATCGTGATGGTATTAAAGGTCACACTCAGCGTTCGTATTCAGAGATGACTGAGCTTGGCGCAGTCGATCAAGCGAGTTACACAGAAGGTTATCACCTAGGTGTGACTGAATATTGTAATCCGAACCATGCTTATCAGATTGGTTTGTCTGGTCAGGTGTATGAAGGCGTGTGTTCTGGTACGGAAGACGCTCAACGTTTCCGTATGGAATGGCAACGCGGCTGGGACGAGTTCTCAAACGACTATTAA
- a CDS encoding carbon starvation CstA family protein — protein sequence MMWFLTCVAALIGGYFIYGAFIEKIFGINEKRQTPAHTKQDGVDYVPMSTPKVYLVQLLNIAGVGPIFGPIMGALYGPAAMLWIVLGCIFAGAVHDYFSGMLSIRNGGASVPTITGRYLGNGAKHFMNIFAIVLLLLVGVVFVSAPAGMITNLVNDQTDFAMSATTMVVIIFAYYIIATIVPVDKIIGRFYPLFGALLIFMSVGLITAIGLSDEHQIMGGFEMKDMFTNMNPNDLPLWPALFITIACGAISGFHATQSPLMARCMENEKNGRFVFYGAMIGEGIIALIWCALALSFFGSVESLSDAIANGGPGNVVYSASFGLLGVFGGILAFLGVVILPITSGDTAFRSSRLILAEYFNMEQKTLRNRLLMALPLFVIGGILTQVDFGIIWRYFGFANQSTAVMMLWTASAYLLRHNKLHWVTTVPAVFMTSVCITFILNNSQLGFGLPMQISTIIGVVSALGVAAYVIKISKGKGDIDLADEEEKEANGVTKTA from the coding sequence ATGATGTGGTTTCTTACCTGTGTTGCAGCACTCATTGGTGGCTACTTTATTTACGGTGCCTTTATCGAGAAGATTTTCGGTATCAATGAAAAGCGTCAAACACCTGCTCACACCAAACAAGATGGCGTGGACTACGTTCCAATGTCGACGCCAAAGGTTTACCTAGTTCAGCTGCTTAACATTGCAGGTGTAGGTCCAATCTTCGGCCCTATCATGGGTGCCCTTTACGGCCCAGCAGCGATGCTTTGGATCGTGCTAGGTTGTATCTTCGCAGGTGCAGTACACGACTACTTCTCAGGTATGTTATCTATCCGTAATGGTGGTGCTTCAGTTCCAACCATCACTGGACGTTACCTAGGCAATGGCGCAAAACACTTTATGAACATCTTTGCCATTGTTCTACTGCTTCTCGTTGGTGTGGTATTCGTATCTGCTCCTGCAGGCATGATCACTAACCTAGTGAACGACCAAACTGATTTCGCGATGTCTGCAACAACCATGGTTGTTATCATCTTTGCTTACTACATCATCGCAACGATTGTCCCTGTCGATAAAATCATTGGTCGCTTCTACCCACTGTTCGGCGCACTGCTTATCTTCATGTCTGTTGGCCTAATCACTGCGATTGGTCTTTCTGACGAGCACCAAATCATGGGTGGCTTCGAGATGAAGGACATGTTCACCAACATGAACCCGAATGACCTACCACTTTGGCCTGCTCTATTCATCACTATCGCTTGTGGTGCTATCTCTGGCTTCCACGCAACTCAGTCTCCACTAATGGCGCGTTGTATGGAAAACGAGAAGAACGGTCGCTTCGTATTCTACGGTGCAATGATTGGTGAAGGCATCATCGCTCTAATCTGGTGTGCACTTGCTCTGTCATTCTTCGGTTCAGTTGAGTCTCTATCTGACGCAATTGCAAACGGCGGCCCTGGTAACGTGGTATACAGCGCTTCATTTGGTCTACTGGGTGTATTCGGCGGTATCCTTGCTTTCCTTGGCGTGGTTATCCTACCAATCACCTCTGGTGACACTGCATTCCGCTCAAGCCGTCTTATCCTTGCTGAATACTTCAACATGGAACAGAAAACACTGCGTAACCGCCTGCTGATGGCTCTACCACTGTTCGTTATCGGTGGCATCTTGACTCAAGTTGATTTCGGTATCATCTGGCGCTACTTCGGTTTTGCTAACCAATCAACAGCAGTCATGATGCTATGGACAGCTTCGGCTTACCTACTTCGTCACAACAAGCTGCACTGGGTAACCACGGTTCCTGCTGTGTTCATGACATCTGTGTGTATCACATTCATTCTGAACAACAGCCAGCTAGGCTTCGGTCTACCAATGCAAATCTCAACCATCATTGGTGTGGTGAGTGCACTTGGTGTTGCGGCTTACGTTATCAAGATTTCGAAAGGCAAAGGCGATATCGACCTTGCTGATGAAGAAGAGAAAGAAGCAAACGGCGTAACCAAAACTGCCTAG
- a CDS encoding sensor histidine kinase: MELILSLLQQTCVYLVIAYMLSKTPLILPLLSISSRLSHKVSCYVLFSLFCIMGTYFGLQINDAIANTRAMGAVMGGLFGGPVVGFAVGFTGGIHRYSLGGFTDLACAISTTAEGLIGGLLHVYLVRKNKASQLFNPLVVFSVTLFAEIIQMLILLAVAKPFEQSYALVSDIAAPMIIANSVGAALFMSIIQDRKTIFEKYSATFSRRALTIAERSVGILHGGFNSDNAQKIVRIVYEETNVGAVAITDREKILAFVGIGDEHHIPNTPISSQSTLTSMEQNDIIYLDGKENPYQCSLSQDCKLGSALIIPLRAGNEVVGTIKLYEPKLKLFSTINMSMGEGIAQLLSSQILFSNYQQQQTLLTQAEIKLLHAQVNPHFLFNALNTISAVTRRDPDKARELIQHLSHFFRSNLKQNINTVKLKDELAHVNAYLTIEKARFTDRLEVEWDIDPQLYESQLPSFTLQPLVENAIKHGISNMLEGGKVKISSEAFEGGFKLTVEDNAGNYQKPSQDHVGLGMEIVDKRLTNFFGQDSALKIESQPQQFTRMSFIIPILK; the protein is encoded by the coding sequence ATGGAACTCATTCTCTCTCTGCTGCAACAAACCTGTGTCTACTTAGTGATTGCTTACATGCTAAGTAAAACGCCATTGATTCTCCCTTTGTTGAGCATCTCTTCACGCTTAAGCCATAAAGTCAGCTGTTATGTTCTGTTTTCTCTGTTCTGTATTATGGGCACCTATTTTGGACTGCAGATTAATGACGCGATAGCCAACACTCGTGCGATGGGTGCGGTAATGGGGGGTCTGTTTGGCGGCCCCGTGGTTGGCTTTGCCGTCGGCTTTACTGGCGGTATTCACCGTTACTCATTAGGCGGCTTCACAGACTTAGCTTGTGCTATTTCCACCACAGCAGAAGGCTTGATTGGCGGCCTATTGCACGTTTACTTAGTCAGAAAGAACAAAGCGAGCCAGTTGTTTAATCCATTGGTGGTTTTCTCGGTAACCCTGTTTGCAGAGATCATTCAGATGCTGATTCTGCTGGCGGTCGCAAAACCCTTCGAACAATCCTATGCTCTGGTCTCCGATATTGCGGCGCCAATGATCATCGCTAACTCGGTCGGTGCCGCGCTGTTCATGAGCATCATCCAAGACAGGAAAACCATCTTCGAAAAGTACTCGGCTACCTTCTCACGCCGCGCATTGACCATCGCCGAGCGTTCGGTGGGTATTTTACATGGCGGATTCAATTCTGATAACGCACAAAAAATCGTACGTATCGTTTATGAAGAGACCAATGTTGGTGCGGTAGCGATTACCGACCGAGAAAAAATTCTTGCGTTCGTCGGCATTGGCGATGAACACCATATTCCAAATACCCCGATTTCATCGCAAAGCACGCTCACTTCGATGGAACAGAACGACATCATCTATCTTGATGGCAAAGAGAACCCATACCAATGCTCCCTATCGCAGGATTGTAAATTGGGCTCTGCGCTAATTATTCCACTCCGCGCGGGTAACGAAGTGGTCGGCACCATCAAACTGTATGAGCCAAAACTAAAGCTGTTCTCAACCATCAATATGTCGATGGGTGAAGGTATCGCTCAGCTATTATCGAGCCAGATCCTATTTAGCAACTATCAGCAGCAGCAAACGCTACTGACACAAGCGGAAATCAAATTGCTGCACGCTCAAGTGAATCCACACTTCTTGTTCAATGCGCTTAACACCATCAGCGCAGTAACACGTCGTGACCCAGATAAAGCTCGAGAGTTGATTCAGCACCTATCTCACTTCTTTAGAAGCAACCTAAAGCAGAACATCAACACCGTGAAACTCAAAGACGAACTGGCACACGTCAACGCTTACCTGACCATAGAGAAAGCACGCTTTACCGATCGACTAGAAGTGGAATGGGATATCGACCCGCAACTTTATGAGTCACAATTGCCGAGCTTTACCCTGCAACCGCTGGTAGAAAACGCCATCAAACATGGGATATCTAATATGTTGGAAGGCGGTAAAGTGAAGATCTCTAGCGAGGCTTTCGAGGGTGGGTTCAAGTTAACCGTTGAAGACAATGCAGGTAATTATCAGAAGCCATCTCAAGATCATGTAGGTTTAGGGATGGAAATTGTTGATAAACGACTCACTAATTTCTTTGGACAAGATTCAGCACTAAAAATAGAATCTCAACCACAGCAATTTACTCGAATGAGCTTTATCATACCTATACTCAAATAA
- the btsR gene encoding two-component system response regulator BtsR: MLKALVVDDELFAREELIELLTETGEVEIIGQASNAIEGLKQINLLKPDVVYLDIQMPQVTGIELLSMLDPDTMPYVVFVTAYDQYAIQAFEDNAFDYLLKPVEPCRLNKSVCRLNKVIKQNQKAPAQDISAIAPCHLEQIPCIGHNRIVIMASQTVECAYSDISGVHVRSSSQTATSQLTLKILEEKTDLIRCHRQYLINIKSIQEIKLLENGLAEIITLTGFEVPVSRRYLKTLKEQLGLQ; this comes from the coding sequence ATGTTAAAAGCATTAGTTGTCGATGATGAACTTTTTGCTCGCGAAGAGCTGATTGAGCTGCTGACCGAAACCGGAGAAGTGGAAATCATAGGCCAAGCGAGTAACGCGATCGAAGGACTGAAACAGATCAACCTACTCAAGCCTGATGTCGTGTATTTGGATATCCAAATGCCGCAGGTTACCGGGATTGAGCTGTTAAGCATGCTTGACCCAGATACCATGCCTTACGTGGTATTCGTCACCGCCTACGACCAATATGCGATTCAAGCCTTTGAAGATAACGCTTTTGATTACCTGCTTAAGCCAGTCGAGCCTTGTCGATTAAACAAGAGCGTTTGCCGCCTGAATAAGGTCATCAAACAAAATCAGAAAGCGCCAGCACAAGACATCTCTGCGATTGCTCCCTGTCACTTAGAGCAGATTCCATGTATTGGTCATAACCGCATTGTGATCATGGCAAGCCAAACGGTCGAGTGCGCCTATTCCGATATCAGTGGGGTGCATGTACGTAGCTCATCGCAAACCGCGACTTCACAGTTAACGCTAAAGATCTTAGAAGAAAAAACCGATTTGATCCGCTGTCATCGCCAGTATTTGATCAACATAAAATCGATCCAAGAGATCAAATTGCTAGAGAATGGATTAGCGGAGATCATTACCCTGACTGGCTTTGAAGTGCCTGTCAGTCGTCGTTACTTAAAGACTTTAAAAGAACAGCTCGGTCTCCAGTAA
- the ispH gene encoding 4-hydroxy-3-methylbut-2-enyl diphosphate reductase, translating into MSNEMKIMLANPRGFCAGVDRAISIVERALEMYQPPIYVRHEVVHNRFVVEGLKQRGAIFVEELSEVPDDNIVIFSAHGVSQAVRKEAKERELTVFDATCPLVTKVHMEVARASRKHMEVVLIGHAGHPEVEGTMGQYASQTGGMYLVERPEDVQNLVVNDPSNLHYVSQTTLSVDETADVIEELRRVFPEIQGPRKDDICYATQNRQDAVREMANDVDVVIVVGSKNSSNSTRLKELAEKLGTPGYLTDCPEDIQTEWVEGKKKIGVTAGASAPEELVNQILDRIRELGATDVEEIQGREENMFFEVPKELQIKQVD; encoded by the coding sequence AATAATGTTAGCTAACCCTCGTGGCTTTTGTGCCGGTGTGGATCGTGCGATCAGCATCGTAGAGCGTGCACTCGAAATGTATCAGCCACCGATCTATGTTCGCCATGAAGTGGTACACAACCGCTTTGTTGTTGAGGGGCTCAAGCAGCGTGGTGCTATTTTTGTCGAAGAACTGAGTGAGGTGCCAGACGACAACATCGTGATCTTTTCGGCTCACGGTGTTTCTCAAGCGGTTCGTAAAGAAGCGAAAGAGCGTGAGTTAACGGTATTTGATGCGACGTGTCCTTTGGTGACTAAAGTTCATATGGAGGTTGCTCGTGCGAGCCGCAAACATATGGAAGTGGTACTGATTGGCCACGCAGGTCACCCTGAAGTGGAAGGCACTATGGGTCAGTACGCGAGCCAAACTGGTGGTATGTACTTGGTTGAAAGACCAGAGGACGTACAGAACCTCGTGGTGAACGACCCGAGTAACCTGCACTACGTTAGCCAAACTACGCTATCAGTAGATGAAACTGCTGATGTGATTGAAGAGCTACGTCGAGTGTTCCCTGAGATCCAAGGCCCACGCAAAGACGACATTTGCTACGCAACTCAAAACCGTCAAGACGCAGTGCGTGAGATGGCGAATGACGTTGATGTAGTGATTGTGGTTGGTTCTAAGAACTCATCTAACTCAACTCGTCTAAAAGAGCTGGCTGAGAAGCTAGGCACGCCAGGTTATCTAACAGACTGCCCTGAAGACATTCAAACCGAGTGGGTTGAAGGTAAAAAGAAAATCGGTGTAACAGCCGGTGCTTCTGCTCCTGAAGAGCTGGTAAACCAAATTCTAGATCGTATTCGTGAGCTAGGTGCGACTGACGTTGAAGAGATTCAAGGTCGCGAAGAGAACATGTTCTTCGAAGTACCTAAAGAGCTGCAGATTAAGCAAGTCGACTGA